A genomic stretch from Anaerobranca gottschalkii DSM 13577 includes:
- a CDS encoding ArsR/SmtB family transcription factor, whose protein sequence is MDILRLQVKVFKGLAHPIRIKIIQKLANGPLCVCELNEDIEFSQGNLSQHLKILKDAHIIDSRKDGLKVFYFIRDERILTMLDESKDLIEGYLKSFIKG, encoded by the coding sequence ATGGATATATTAAGATTGCAGGTAAAGGTTTTTAAAGGATTAGCCCATCCCATTAGAATTAAAATAATTCAAAAGCTAGCTAATGGTCCTTTATGTGTCTGTGAACTCAATGAAGATATTGAATTTTCCCAGGGAAATTTATCCCAACATTTAAAGATTTTAAAGGATGCCCATATAATAGATAGCAGAAAAGATGGGTTAAAGGTATTTTATTTTATTAGGGATGAAAGAATTTTAACAATGTTAGATGAAAGTAAAGATTTAATAGAGGGATATTTAAAAAGCTTCATTAAAGGATAA
- a CDS encoding thioredoxin family protein produces MVIKVLGSGCLKCNKLEEAVKKAVQELGIEAKVEKVQDFKDIMAYGVMQTPALVINERVKSMGKVPTVEEIKELLK; encoded by the coding sequence ATGGTCATTAAAGTTTTAGGTTCAGGGTGTTTAAAGTGCAATAAGTTAGAAGAGGCTGTTAAAAAAGCTGTTCAAGAACTAGGCATTGAAGCTAAAGTTGAAAAGGTTCAGGATTTTAAAGATATCATGGCTTATGGTGTTATGCAAACACCTGCCCTAGTTATTAACGAAAGAGTAAAAAGTATGGGTAAAGTTCCTACCGTAGAAGAAATTAAAGAATTATTAAAATAA
- a CDS encoding permease: protein MAGERKKLLLIISVFLIAYFIPVDSPRVQGAIIEAVYMVNDYAREHVLLCLIPAFFIAGGLSIFISQGAVLKYFGAKANKILSYTVASLSGTILAVCSCTILPLFAGIYKRGAGIGPATAFLYSGPAINVMAIIVTARVLGVEMGIARAISAVFFSIIIGLIMHFIYRNEQKEEGDLFIPEDEETRPLWKNALYFGTMVGILVFANWGRPIDDNGIWASIFNYKWILTGFLSLLLAYILINWFDKGELKAWTESTWDFAKQILPLLFGGVIIAGLLLGRPGYEGLIPSHWVETLVGGNSLGANFFTSLAGAFMYFATLTEVPILEGLIGAGMGKGPALALLLAGPALSLPNMLVIRSVMGTKKTIVFVSLVIIMATIAGLIFGTFFNI from the coding sequence ATGGCTGGTGAAAGAAAAAAACTACTGTTAATTATTTCGGTTTTTCTTATTGCCTATTTTATCCCGGTAGACAGTCCTAGGGTACAAGGGGCAATAATAGAAGCTGTTTATATGGTAAATGACTATGCTAGAGAACATGTATTACTATGCTTAATTCCTGCATTCTTTATTGCCGGGGGATTATCAATTTTTATATCCCAAGGGGCGGTTTTAAAGTACTTTGGAGCCAAAGCTAATAAAATCTTATCTTACACCGTAGCATCCCTTTCTGGTACTATCCTTGCAGTTTGTTCCTGCACCATTTTACCACTTTTTGCTGGGATATATAAAAGGGGCGCCGGTATCGGTCCGGCAACAGCCTTTCTTTATTCAGGACCTGCCATAAATGTTATGGCCATTATAGTAACAGCAAGGGTTTTAGGGGTAGAAATGGGAATTGCCAGAGCAATTTCAGCTGTTTTCTTTAGTATAATTATAGGGCTTATTATGCACTTTATTTACAGAAATGAACAAAAGGAAGAAGGGGACCTCTTTATTCCTGAAGATGAAGAAACCCGTCCGTTGTGGAAAAATGCCTTGTATTTTGGAACAATGGTGGGAATATTGGTTTTTGCAAACTGGGGAAGACCTATTGATGATAATGGAATATGGGCATCTATATTCAATTACAAATGGATATTAACAGGATTTTTATCGCTCTTGTTAGCATATATTCTTATTAACTGGTTTGACAAAGGGGAGTTAAAGGCCTGGACGGAATCTACCTGGGATTTTGCTAAACAAATACTTCCTTTACTTTTTGGAGGAGTAATAATAGCAGGATTATTGTTAGGAAGGCCCGGCTATGAAGGGTTAATTCCATCCCATTGGGTGGAAACTTTAGTGGGAGGAAATTCCCTTGGAGCCAATTTCTTTACCTCTTTAGCAGGAGCCTTTATGTATTTTGCTACTTTAACAGAAGTTCCCATCTTAGAAGGTTTAATAGGTGCCGGTATGGGTAAAGGTCCAGCCTTAGCTCTACTACTAGCGGGCCCTGCTTTATCTTTACCTAATATGTTGGTTATTAGAAGTGTAATGGGAACTAAAAAAACAATTGTCTTTGTATCATTAGTAATAATAATGGCAACAATTGCCGGCTTAATTTTTGGTACATTTTTTAATATATAG
- a CDS encoding alpha-amylase family glycosyl hydrolase, giving the protein MNSKILRVLLVFLLIFAIVGCTSDKQGPQETYKNIDDTVTHGQNYDGSFSREGIQEVTFENGVFYQIFVYNFRDSTGDGVGDLGGIIESLDYIESLGVNGIWLTPITHGASYHKYDVVDYYAVDPEFGTMEDFETLISEAHKRGIKVIIDLVINHTSDRHPWFKAAASDPNSKFRDYYIWAAHDEPRPGSGWRHLSGTTWFYLAHFWERMPDLNFDNPAVREEVKRIAKFWLDKGVDGFRLDAAKHLYSDPAKNHQFWNEFYQYLRTLKEDVYLVGEIWDSPEVIAPYFANGLNANFNFQIGGRVASSINSGVDNLGKELDRIYKLYREHNPDFIDAPFLSNHDTRRIMSEFDYDFEKMKMAANVLLSLPGDPYIFAGEEIGMISNDNHMDIREPFKWYKDTGPGQTTWRPNAFNSTEKWSPSVEEQDKDPNSLLNHFRKMVNLRNSHYPLRYGNDFQLVENNNLTVLSFIREYQGERVLVVHNFYSQPQTITVTVEGTFTNFKGTKSGANFTQRGNEITITIPPLSSMFIY; this is encoded by the coding sequence TTGAACAGCAAAATATTAAGAGTACTTTTAGTATTTCTCTTAATTTTTGCCATTGTGGGATGTACCAGTGATAAGCAAGGTCCCCAAGAGACCTATAAGAATATAGATGACACTGTAACCCATGGCCAAAATTACGATGGTAGTTTTAGTCGAGAGGGTATCCAAGAAGTAACATTTGAAAATGGTGTTTTTTATCAAATTTTTGTTTACAATTTCCGGGACTCTACCGGTGATGGTGTAGGGGATTTAGGGGGAATAATCGAGAGTTTAGACTACATTGAAAGTTTAGGTGTAAATGGAATTTGGTTAACCCCTATAACCCATGGTGCCAGTTACCATAAGTACGATGTGGTAGATTACTATGCAGTAGACCCAGAATTTGGGACTATGGAAGACTTTGAAACCTTAATATCAGAAGCCCATAAGCGGGGGATCAAAGTCATTATTGACCTGGTAATTAACCATACATCAGATAGACATCCATGGTTTAAGGCGGCAGCTTCAGATCCAAATAGCAAGTTTAGAGATTACTACATATGGGCTGCCCATGATGAGCCAAGGCCCGGTAGTGGTTGGCGACATTTAAGTGGAACTACTTGGTTTTACCTTGCCCATTTTTGGGAAAGGATGCCAGATTTAAATTTTGATAATCCAGCTGTTAGAGAAGAAGTAAAGAGGATTGCAAAATTTTGGTTAGATAAAGGGGTAGATGGATTTAGACTAGATGCTGCTAAACACCTTTACTCCGATCCTGCTAAAAACCATCAGTTTTGGAATGAGTTTTACCAATATCTAAGGACATTAAAGGAGGACGTATACTTAGTAGGGGAAATTTGGGACTCCCCTGAAGTAATCGCCCCTTATTTTGCCAATGGCTTGAATGCTAATTTTAACTTCCAAATTGGTGGTAGGGTAGCATCATCCATTAACTCCGGTGTAGACAATTTGGGTAAGGAATTAGACAGAATATATAAGCTCTATAGAGAACACAACCCTGACTTTATCGATGCACCTTTCTTATCTAACCACGATACCAGAAGGATTATGAGTGAGTTTGATTACGACTTTGAGAAAATGAAAATGGCTGCCAATGTTCTATTGAGTTTACCAGGTGACCCGTACATTTTCGCCGGTGAAGAAATAGGTATGATTAGTAATGATAACCATATGGATATTAGAGAACCCTTTAAGTGGTATAAAGATACCGGACCAGGTCAAACAACTTGGCGACCCAATGCCTTTAACAGTACTGAGAAGTGGTCACCTTCAGTGGAAGAACAAGATAAAGACCCTAACTCATTGTTAAACCATTTCAGAAAGATGGTTAACCTAAGAAATAGTCATTATCCCTTGAGGTATGGAAATGATTTTCAATTGGTGGAAAACAACAATCTTACAGTATTAAGCTTTATAAGGGAGTATCAAGGTGAAAGGGTATTGGTTGTTCATAACTTTTACAGCCAACCTCAGACCATTACAGTAACAGTTGAAGGAACCTTTACTAATTTTAAAGGGACAAAATCGGGGGCAAACTTTACCCAAAGGGGTAATGAAATTACCATAACTATCCCACCCTTATCATCGATGTTTATTTATTAA